One region of Myxococcus stipitatus genomic DNA includes:
- a CDS encoding PQQ-binding-like beta-propeller repeat protein → MTRIRIGHRWKREPSASPLDSIALELDGVDLLSGAVEESLAEVVPALVRAVAALQGGGRRMAQVSLAEAHLELVLRRVGGEVELLVASLARPARLTRPPIRVDAEELTQAVRTAGERFLADVTRVAPRSLSAPLAQALAEPLKQLGRPTRPPDEEPVKPATLRQEPPEVPGFGFELRDLGPRAGREGGRRGTSGTLAPLLGAGEVWLALPGRPDAWKVPAPPFLTTLELSRLAVELARAVELGEARFELAPAGARQPLVLDLKAGKAKLGRTGTPFALEGNALAAAIFHLGEALAAAFAEDGRAQVGNPYLVELADRCREGLSHVRGPVEPPEVEGAARNRRTRTAAATSKPLKVPGRLRRLRFERLWEQRGLEDAEDSRLLLGRHGPVCCAPQAAVAFSRRDGARLWKRAAPLGVAAAADGHAVAADLSRVYGFTGRGEGARWLHDHDGIPLGPLLLRKDGLLLTLSEDRTVVAFAEATGREVWRLAPPRTQRSWLTTQGHRALVTTDSGYVYGLDLEDGQVRYRMRAPLPFHGAPIPWGRRFLALLGRGSHWAILLADAHTGEAVWTHEPDITHPSAPLPVGSRVFVAGEREREGVLLCLDAKGQRLWERALHLGPGPYALSPLPRAVVVTSASGAAARVAASGTVDWRVGAAGEPLIGALPARTARGVTLLPGERVRAVDPRGGQVLAEVRAGVGLVALQADVRLNLYFLDDTGTLSAYRLGTHFTVVE, encoded by the coding sequence ATGACCCGCATACGCATCGGACATCGCTGGAAACGCGAACCCTCGGCCTCCCCGCTGGATTCCATCGCGCTGGAACTGGACGGTGTGGACCTGCTGTCCGGAGCGGTGGAGGAGTCCTTAGCAGAAGTAGTGCCCGCTTTGGTGCGCGCCGTGGCCGCATTGCAGGGAGGGGGCCGGCGGATGGCCCAGGTCTCCCTGGCGGAGGCCCACCTGGAGCTGGTGCTCCGGCGGGTGGGGGGCGAGGTCGAGCTGCTGGTGGCGAGCCTGGCCCGCCCCGCCCGGCTGACACGGCCCCCCATCCGCGTGGACGCCGAGGAGCTGACCCAGGCCGTCCGCACCGCGGGTGAAAGGTTCCTGGCGGACGTCACCCGGGTGGCGCCCCGGTCCCTCTCCGCGCCCCTGGCCCAGGCGCTGGCGGAGCCGCTCAAGCAGCTGGGGCGGCCCACCCGGCCTCCGGACGAGGAGCCCGTCAAGCCGGCCACGCTGCGCCAGGAGCCCCCGGAGGTCCCGGGCTTCGGCTTCGAGCTGCGCGACCTGGGGCCCCGCGCTGGCCGGGAGGGAGGCAGGCGCGGGACGTCCGGAACGCTGGCCCCGCTGCTGGGCGCGGGCGAGGTCTGGCTGGCCCTGCCCGGCCGCCCCGACGCCTGGAAGGTGCCGGCCCCGCCCTTCCTCACCACGCTGGAGCTGTCCCGGCTGGCGGTGGAGCTGGCGCGAGCGGTGGAGCTGGGAGAGGCGCGGTTCGAACTGGCCCCGGCGGGCGCGCGACAGCCGCTGGTGCTCGACCTGAAGGCGGGCAAGGCGAAGCTGGGCCGGACGGGGACGCCCTTCGCGCTGGAGGGCAACGCCCTGGCCGCGGCCATCTTCCACCTGGGGGAGGCCCTGGCCGCGGCGTTCGCCGAGGATGGCCGCGCCCAGGTCGGAAACCCCTACCTCGTGGAGCTGGCGGACCGCTGTCGCGAGGGCCTGTCCCACGTGAGGGGCCCCGTGGAGCCACCGGAGGTCGAGGGCGCGGCGCGCAACCGGCGCACACGCACGGCGGCCGCCACGTCGAAGCCGCTGAAGGTCCCGGGGCGGCTGCGGCGCCTGCGCTTCGAGCGGCTATGGGAGCAGCGGGGGTTGGAGGACGCCGAGGACTCGCGGCTGCTCCTGGGGCGCCATGGGCCGGTGTGCTGCGCCCCCCAGGCGGCGGTGGCCTTCTCGCGAAGGGACGGCGCGCGGCTGTGGAAGCGCGCCGCGCCCCTGGGCGTGGCCGCGGCGGCGGACGGCCACGCGGTGGCGGCGGACCTGTCCCGCGTGTACGGCTTCACCGGGCGGGGCGAGGGCGCGCGCTGGCTGCACGACCATGACGGCATCCCGCTGGGGCCCCTGCTGCTGCGCAAGGACGGGCTGCTGCTCACCCTGTCCGAGGACCGCACCGTCGTCGCCTTCGCGGAGGCCACCGGGCGCGAGGTGTGGCGCCTCGCGCCGCCCCGCACCCAGCGCAGCTGGCTGACGACCCAGGGACACCGCGCGCTGGTGACGACCGACTCCGGCTACGTGTACGGGCTCGACCTGGAGGACGGGCAGGTCCGCTACCGCATGCGGGCGCCCCTCCCCTTCCACGGCGCGCCCATCCCATGGGGCCGGCGATTCCTCGCGCTGCTCGGGCGCGGCTCGCACTGGGCCATACTGCTGGCGGACGCGCACACGGGCGAGGCCGTCTGGACGCACGAGCCGGACATCACCCATCCCTCCGCGCCCCTGCCGGTGGGCTCGCGGGTGTTCGTCGCCGGCGAACGCGAGCGCGAAGGCGTGCTGTTGTGCCTCGACGCGAAGGGGCAGCGGCTCTGGGAGCGCGCGCTCCACCTGGGGCCGGGCCCCTACGCGCTCTCGCCCCTGCCGCGCGCGGTGGTCGTCACGAGCGCCTCCGGCGCCGCCGCCCGCGTGGCGGCCTCCGGAACGGTGGACTGGCGCGTGGGCGCCGCGGGAGAGCCCCTCATCGGCGCCTTGCCGGCGCGCACCGCGCGGGGCGTGACGTTGCTTCCCGGCGAGCGCGTGCGGGCGGTGGACCCGCGCGGAGGCCAGGTGCTGGCCGAGGTCCGCGCGGGCGTGGGGCTCGTCGCGCTCCAGGCGGACGTGCGCCTCAACCTCTACTTCCTGGACGACACCGGCACGCTGTCCGCGTACCGGCTGGGGACCCACTTCACCGTCGTGGAGTGA
- a CDS encoding alpha/beta hydrolase gives MIQATGIHLFTALLPLEEGELLRNPQVAWETYGEPCDGKAVVLLHDLSHSHRALGPVEDSAYRPSGWARELVGPGRPIDPAVTPVVAPGLLGSPFGSTSPATVDPETGERLGLNLPPLTVLDMARGVSALLRARGLSHVRALVGVGLGAHVALRLAGLFPDLSDAVVAIGAARALPEGVRERLGLVWQLLRADPDFREGLYSPQTAPRKTMRRLRQDVQRLLYGREYLSQLHPGGDAARMLEAEADAFAETFDAASWAMLCSAYAGSDVADSFSRIRARVLLVAGGSDAMAPVNRVRDTYHLLSAAGVSTRLLELPGQGDHAALLTDTERLRAPLGDFLRRVG, from the coding sequence GTGATCCAGGCCACCGGCATCCACCTGTTCACCGCGCTGCTCCCCTTGGAAGAGGGCGAGCTGCTGCGCAATCCCCAGGTGGCCTGGGAGACCTATGGGGAACCGTGCGATGGCAAAGCGGTGGTGCTGCTGCACGACCTCTCCCATTCGCACCGCGCGCTGGGGCCCGTGGAGGACTCCGCGTATCGACCTTCGGGTTGGGCTCGCGAACTGGTGGGCCCCGGGCGCCCCATCGACCCGGCGGTGACGCCCGTGGTGGCGCCGGGGTTGCTCGGCAGCCCGTTCGGCAGCACGTCTCCGGCGACGGTGGATCCGGAGACGGGTGAGCGGCTCGGGCTCAACCTGCCGCCACTGACGGTGCTGGACATGGCGCGCGGCGTGTCCGCGCTGCTGCGGGCGCGGGGACTGAGCCATGTCCGCGCGCTGGTGGGCGTGGGACTGGGCGCCCATGTGGCGCTGCGGTTGGCCGGCTTGTTCCCCGACCTGTCGGACGCGGTGGTGGCCATCGGCGCGGCGCGGGCCCTGCCCGAGGGGGTGCGCGAGCGGCTGGGCCTGGTGTGGCAGCTGCTGCGCGCCGACCCGGACTTCCGCGAGGGCCTGTACTCACCGCAGACCGCGCCTCGCAAGACGATGCGGCGGCTGCGACAGGACGTCCAGCGGCTGCTGTACGGCCGCGAGTACCTGAGCCAGCTCCATCCAGGCGGCGACGCGGCGCGGATGCTCGAGGCCGAGGCGGACGCGTTCGCGGAGACGTTCGACGCGGCGTCGTGGGCGATGCTGTGCTCGGCCTACGCGGGCAGCGACGTGGCGGACAGCTTCTCGCGCATCCGCGCGCGGGTGCTGCTGGTGGCGGGCGGCTCGGACGCGATGGCGCCGGTGAACCGGGTGCGCGACACGTACCACCTGCTGAGCGCCGCGGGAGTGAGCACCCGGTTGCTCGAGCTGCCGGGCCAAGGCGACCACGCCGCGCTGCTCACGGACACAGAGCGGTTGCGCGCGCCGCTCGGAGACTTCCTGCGGCGCGTGGGGTGA
- the udk gene encoding uridine kinase — protein MTSSPLVIGIAGGTASGKTTVARKVREALADCRVAFIDQDSYYRDLKDLPLADRREVNFDHPDAFDTELLVRHLRELKAGRPIQKPVYDFVTSSRQPRTMGVDPGDIILIEGILVLHMKEVRDEMDVKIYVDADDDLRILRRLTRDIKDRGRDFDHVVSQYLRHVRPMHMGFVEPSKHFADIIIPHGGNNEIAISMLVGALRGKLSAPQPRE, from the coding sequence ATGACGTCGTCCCCCCTGGTTATTGGCATCGCGGGTGGCACCGCGTCGGGCAAGACCACCGTCGCTCGCAAGGTTCGCGAGGCGCTTGCCGACTGCCGCGTGGCATTCATCGATCAGGACTCGTACTACCGGGACCTGAAGGACCTTCCGCTGGCGGACCGGCGGGAGGTGAACTTCGACCATCCGGATGCCTTCGACACGGAGCTGCTGGTCAGGCACCTGCGCGAGCTGAAGGCCGGACGCCCCATCCAGAAGCCCGTCTACGACTTCGTGACGTCGTCCCGGCAGCCTCGGACCATGGGGGTGGACCCAGGGGACATCATCCTCATCGAGGGCATCCTCGTCCTGCACATGAAGGAAGTGCGCGACGAGATGGACGTGAAGATCTACGTCGACGCGGACGACGACCTGCGCATCCTCCGGCGCCTCACCCGCGACATCAAGGACCGCGGCCGCGACTTCGACCACGTCGTCAGCCAGTACCTGCGCCACGTGCGCCCCATGCACATGGGGTTCGTCGAGCCGTCCAAGCACTTCGCGGACATCATCATCCCGCACGGTGGCAACAACGAGATCGCCATCAGCATGCTCGTGGGCGCGCTGCGCGGGAAGCTCTCCGCGCCGCAGCCCCGCGAATAG
- a CDS encoding DUF692 domain-containing protein: MTQAVSDAWTLPWRGLGLSSNLSAADVPHPYRLLDASPGLFDFVEYSAPLSLDEAREHASLFPEMWRRRAEVPVLFHPVHLNLWGPELEPASALAALDAHAREVGSAWVGNDVGWWHSQGQPFPGYLYFTPPFNEAGLADCVAHALHVQSHLSVPLVVENPAVLARRGEWHALDFLARLHARTGLPLLLDLGHLFSHQLSAGLPLEAGFDTFPLDQVVEIHIAGGVVTRRGGRAFYVDDHTQPVREELFQLLESLLPRCPSLRAVTFEGDGHSPEVAELSLRRLRALVPRGERPPLRLRPPEKVTPPALTGGGRPWELFDAGHGAAPVDSVEDAAGTLADQDFRLAVIAEALDKDWPLSRLLLAGTREQLLAFTASREYRNLFTGLGRTLGQAFSVWAMRRLREQPDEGASAALSLEMLAPTAFMRPVPPPGPGQVGLAEDVRPGILPANLTELVFAARAVRRHLTGRAWASGALELSGLESLGQAARRYGAGPWTFAVRRKATGHEVVTGTRALMDLLKSLAARPRPVGEVPPEALAEGLGRGLIRQGDGAGVDRTLAPVRPVG; this comes from the coding sequence ATGACGCAGGCCGTGAGTGATGCATGGACGTTGCCCTGGCGGGGCCTGGGGCTGAGCAGCAACCTGAGCGCGGCGGACGTGCCGCATCCCTATCGGCTGCTGGACGCCTCGCCGGGACTCTTCGACTTCGTCGAGTACAGCGCGCCGCTGTCGCTGGACGAGGCCCGCGAGCACGCGTCGTTGTTTCCAGAGATGTGGCGCCGGCGCGCCGAGGTGCCGGTGCTGTTCCATCCCGTCCACCTCAACCTGTGGGGACCGGAGCTGGAGCCGGCCTCGGCGCTCGCCGCGCTGGACGCCCACGCGCGCGAGGTGGGCAGCGCGTGGGTGGGCAACGACGTCGGGTGGTGGCATTCCCAGGGTCAGCCCTTTCCCGGCTATCTCTACTTCACGCCCCCCTTCAACGAGGCGGGGCTGGCGGACTGTGTCGCGCACGCGCTGCATGTGCAGTCGCACCTGTCCGTGCCGCTCGTGGTGGAGAACCCCGCGGTGCTCGCGCGTCGGGGCGAGTGGCACGCGCTGGACTTCCTGGCGCGCCTGCACGCGCGCACCGGCCTGCCGCTGCTGCTGGACCTGGGGCACCTGTTCAGCCACCAGCTCTCCGCGGGCCTGCCGCTCGAGGCGGGGTTCGACACCTTCCCCCTGGACCAGGTGGTGGAGATCCACATCGCCGGTGGCGTGGTGACGCGCCGGGGCGGTCGCGCGTTCTACGTCGACGACCACACGCAGCCGGTGCGCGAGGAGCTCTTCCAGCTCCTGGAGTCGTTGCTGCCGCGCTGCCCGTCGCTGCGCGCGGTGACGTTCGAGGGGGATGGGCACTCGCCCGAGGTGGCGGAGCTGTCGCTGCGCCGGCTGCGCGCGCTCGTCCCTCGCGGGGAGCGCCCGCCGCTGCGGCTGCGCCCTCCGGAGAAGGTGACGCCTCCGGCGCTGACCGGCGGGGGGCGTCCCTGGGAGCTCTTCGACGCGGGACACGGCGCGGCGCCGGTGGACTCCGTCGAGGACGCGGCGGGGACGCTCGCGGACCAGGACTTCCGGCTGGCCGTCATCGCGGAGGCGCTCGACAAGGACTGGCCGCTGTCCCGCCTGTTGCTCGCGGGCACGCGTGAGCAGCTGCTCGCGTTCACCGCGTCGCGCGAATACCGCAACCTCTTCACGGGGCTGGGGCGCACGCTCGGGCAGGCCTTCTCCGTCTGGGCGATGCGCCGGCTGCGTGAGCAGCCCGATGAGGGCGCCTCCGCGGCGCTCTCGCTGGAGATGCTGGCGCCCACGGCCTTCATGCGTCCGGTGCCTCCTCCGGGGCCGGGACAGGTGGGGCTCGCGGAGGACGTGCGGCCCGGCATCCTCCCGGCCAACCTGACCGAGCTGGTCTTCGCAGCGCGGGCCGTACGGCGCCACCTCACCGGCCGTGCGTGGGCGAGTGGGGCCCTGGAGCTGTCCGGGCTGGAGTCGCTCGGGCAGGCCGCGCGGCGGTATGGCGCGGGGCCATGGACCTTCGCCGTGCGGCGCAAGGCCACCGGCCACGAGGTGGTGACCGGCACCCGGGCGCTGATGGACCTGCTCAAGTCGCTCGCCGCCCGGCCCCGACCGGTGGGCGAGGTCCCCCCGGAGGCGTTGGCGGAGGGGCTGGGGCGCGGGCTGATCCGCCAGGGAGACGGGGCTGGGGTGGACCGAACCCTTGCGCCTGTCCGTCCGGTAGGGTAG
- a CDS encoding vWA domain-containing protein: protein MGGIGVISGKGTRGGGHVSLGGATSQPSKARFEMHASTSAPTPPGTVNPFVSTTEDRLSTFAIDVDTASYTLTRRHLLEGALPDREVVRVEELVNYFRYTYPEPTDGGPFAVHMDAAPSPFTPGRHLLRVGLQGRRLSITERKPAHLTFLVDVSGSMQSPDRLPLAKRALRMLVDNLRDGDTVALVTYAGDVRRVLGPTGMESKALIHAAIEDLTAAGSTAMSSGIELAYQEAMKTLDGTSVSRVIILSDGDANVGATSHEEILKRIRGRVKEGITVTTVGFGLGNYKDERMEQLANQGNGNHYYVDSLVAARRVFQEQLGGTLEVIAKDVKLQVEFDPAQVARYRLVGYENRNIADRDFRDDKVDAGELGSGHTVTALYELELKPGAGEGLATVRVRAKKPRGEKATESVHPFRATSLAESFQDARQDLRFATAVMGAAELLRRSPHADRWSLDTVRDIARASTPKGNAEREEFLALLEKARPLLRAVAAR from the coding sequence ATGGGGGGCATCGGCGTCATCTCCGGGAAGGGCACTCGCGGCGGTGGACACGTGTCGTTGGGCGGAGCCACGTCCCAGCCATCGAAGGCCCGTTTCGAGATGCATGCCAGCACCTCCGCCCCCACGCCCCCGGGGACGGTGAACCCGTTCGTCTCGACGACCGAAGACCGCCTGTCCACGTTCGCCATCGACGTCGACACCGCGTCCTATACGCTCACCCGTCGCCACCTCCTCGAAGGCGCGTTGCCCGACCGCGAGGTCGTCCGCGTGGAGGAGCTGGTCAACTACTTCCGCTACACCTACCCCGAGCCCACCGACGGCGGCCCCTTCGCGGTCCACATGGACGCGGCGCCCTCGCCCTTCACGCCCGGCAGGCATCTGCTGCGCGTGGGCCTCCAAGGCCGCAGGCTGAGCATCACCGAGCGCAAGCCCGCGCACCTCACGTTCCTCGTCGACGTCTCCGGTTCCATGCAGTCTCCGGATCGCCTCCCGCTGGCGAAGCGGGCGCTGCGGATGCTCGTCGACAACCTGCGTGACGGAGACACGGTGGCGCTCGTCACCTACGCGGGCGACGTGCGTCGAGTGCTCGGCCCCACGGGCATGGAGTCCAAGGCCCTCATCCACGCGGCCATCGAGGACCTCACGGCGGCCGGCTCCACGGCGATGAGCAGCGGCATCGAGCTGGCCTACCAAGAGGCGATGAAGACGCTCGATGGCACGTCCGTGTCGCGCGTCATCATCCTCTCGGACGGCGACGCCAACGTGGGCGCGACCTCGCACGAGGAGATCCTGAAGCGCATCCGGGGCCGCGTGAAGGAGGGCATCACCGTCACCACGGTGGGCTTCGGGCTCGGCAACTACAAGGACGAGCGGATGGAGCAGCTCGCGAACCAGGGCAATGGCAACCACTACTACGTGGACTCGCTCGTCGCCGCCCGGCGCGTCTTCCAGGAGCAGCTCGGAGGGACGCTGGAGGTCATCGCGAAGGACGTGAAGCTCCAGGTGGAGTTCGACCCCGCGCAGGTCGCGCGCTACCGGCTCGTCGGCTACGAGAACCGGAACATCGCGGACCGCGACTTCCGCGACGACAAGGTGGACGCGGGCGAATTGGGCTCCGGCCACACCGTCACCGCGCTGTACGAGCTGGAGCTGAAGCCCGGCGCGGGCGAGGGCCTGGCCACCGTGCGTGTCCGCGCGAAGAAGCCGCGCGGAGAGAAGGCCACCGAGTCCGTCCATCCCTTCCGCGCCACCTCCCTCGCGGAGAGCTTCCAGGACGCCAGGCAGGACCTGCGCTTCGCCACGGCGGTCATGGGCGCCGCCGAGCTGCTGCGCCGCAGCCCCCACGCGGACCGGTGGAGCCTCGACACCGTCCGCGACATCGCGCGAGCCTCGACCCCCAAGGGGAACGCCGAACGCGAGGAGTTCCTCGCGCTGCTCGAGAAGGCACGCCCCCTGCTGCGCGCCGTGGCCGCTCGCTGA
- a CDS encoding GNAT family N-acetyltransferase has product MHTATRAEIDESHAQFRGAWRQFALGSLAGEVVERPEVFIAASHVSWSLMNAAFLRAPADTEQALAAAIASAARYFATGKHAWAFVMSDDWLAPQVRERAESILAWYRLRPLTVVTGMVADTLHEPTRPLPALDIRPVRDSWGRRAVADINAISYDVPRELGREAFDVESLYHADARAFVACRGDAAASSAMVLRVDGAAYVALVATAPEHRKVSAAETVMRHALAEAHDTWGLRRTVLHATEAGEPVYRRIGYRAVTRFRIFSAPAPGSA; this is encoded by the coding sequence ATGCACACCGCGACCCGAGCCGAGATCGACGAGTCCCATGCGCAATTCCGAGGCGCCTGGCGGCAGTTCGCCCTGGGGTCCCTGGCGGGCGAGGTCGTGGAACGGCCAGAGGTCTTCATCGCCGCCAGCCACGTGTCGTGGTCGCTGATGAACGCCGCGTTCCTCCGAGCGCCCGCGGACACCGAGCAGGCGCTCGCGGCCGCCATCGCCTCCGCCGCCCGCTACTTCGCCACGGGCAAGCACGCGTGGGCGTTCGTCATGTCCGACGACTGGCTGGCCCCTCAAGTCCGGGAGCGCGCGGAGTCCATCCTCGCGTGGTACCGGCTCCGCCCGCTCACCGTCGTCACGGGCATGGTCGCCGACACGCTCCACGAGCCCACGCGCCCCCTGCCCGCGCTCGACATCCGTCCGGTCCGGGACTCCTGGGGACGACGGGCCGTGGCGGACATCAACGCCATCTCCTACGACGTCCCGCGCGAGCTGGGACGCGAGGCCTTCGACGTGGAGTCGCTCTACCACGCGGACGCACGCGCCTTCGTGGCCTGCCGAGGCGACGCGGCCGCCAGCAGCGCCATGGTGCTGCGCGTGGACGGCGCCGCCTACGTCGCGCTCGTGGCCACCGCGCCGGAGCACCGCAAGGTGAGCGCGGCGGAGACCGTGATGCGGCACGCGCTCGCCGAGGCCCATGACACCTGGGGCCTGCGGCGCACCGTCCTCCATGCCACCGAGGCGGGTGAGCCCGTCTACCGGCGCATAGGCTACCGGGCCGTGACGCGCTTCCGTATCTTCTCCGCGCCGGCCCCCGGCAGCGC